Part of the Zea mays cultivar B73 chromosome 4, Zm-B73-REFERENCE-NAM-5.0, whole genome shotgun sequence genome is shown below.
atttaattgtggcctagtttagtaaaagttttagaagtcctaattcacccccccccctcttaggtgtcacccgtttcctacagtcccaaatttcctttgcattcttcaatccttgcaccttgttgtattcctctctatttagagaggccaagagtatggttgtggcttgggagttgaagtgttcgatttgggccacctcgtcctcatcataatcctcatcccctacggatggtacctgtgctccaaactcaacaacatttcatatacttttgtggagtgaggttagatgaaatttcattaaatcactccacatagcataatctttgccattaaaggttggcggtttgcctaatggaacggaaagtaatggagtatgtctagatgtacgaggatagtgtaaggggatcttactaaacttcttgcgctcttggcgcttagaagttacggacggtgcatcggagtcggaggtcgatgttgatgaagtgtcggtctcgtagtagaccactttcctcatcctcttgtgcttgtcgcctttccgatgcgacttgtgagaagaagatttttcctttttctctttgtgatgagaagaggaggatcttttctccttccgtttggaggagtccttcttcttctccttcctcttggtgcgggattcttccgatgaagtgctcccttggcatgtagtgggcttgtcgccggtctccatctccctcttggtgtgatcttccgacatcacttcgagcggttaggctctaatgaagcaccgggttctgataccaattgaaagtcgcctagagggggggtgaatagggcgaaactgaaattctcaaaaataatcacaactacaagccgagttagcgttagaaatataatagagtccgcgagagagggtggaaaacaaatcgcaagcgaataaagagtgagacacatggatttgttttaccgaggttcggttctcgcaaacctactccccgttgaggaggccacaaaggtcgggtctctttcaacccttaccctctctcaaacggtccctcggaccgagtgagctttctcttctcaatcacttggaacacaaagttcccacaaggaccaccacaagattggtgtctcttgcctcaattacaagtgagtttgatcgcaatgaaagaatcaagaaagaagaaagcaatccaaacgcaagagctcgaaagaacacaagcaaatctctctctctaatcactagggcgttgtgtggaatttggagaggatttgatctctttggtgtgtctagaattgaatgctagagctcttgtaagtagttgacaagtggaaaacttggatataatgaatggtggggtggttggggtatttatagccccaaccaccaaacttgaccgttggtggaggctgtctgttcgatggcgcaccggacagtccggtgcacaccggacatgtccggtgcgacagccacgtcaccaaaagtcgttgggttcgaccgttggagttctgacttctgggcccgcctcgatgtccggtggcgcaccggacatgtactgtagactgtccggtgcgccagcatgggcgtgtctgacctctgcgcgcgctggcgcgcattaattgcgcctgcaggtagtcgttggcgccgtagtagccgttgccccgctgttacaccgaacagtccggtgtacaccggacagtccggtgaattatagcggagtggccgaagtgaattcccgaggctggcgagttccagaggctGCTCttccgtggagcaccggacatgtccggtgtacaccggacagtccggtgaattataacggagttgcctctggaatttcccgaaggtgagcagttcggagttggagacctctggtgcaccggacatgtccggtggcacaccggacagtccggtgcgccagaccagaggtaccTTCGGTTGTCTctttgctctttggttgaacccaatacttggtctttttattggctaagtgtgaacctttggcacctgtataacttatgcactagagcaaactagttagtccaaatatttgtgttgggcaattcaaccaccaaaattaattagggactaggtgtaaacctaattccctttcagcacccatcaggcctttgcagctttgtgctgatgggggttaccagctgaggttaggagtcttgggggtacccctaattatggtccccgacaccatccTAGGCACAACCACAAACCAAAAAGGGGTGATTAAAATAGGCTTCATGTGGGGAGAGGGTTAGCTCAAAGTAGACACTTGTAGCAGCCTTCATTGCTCAGTGCCATGCATTTTGGAAAAGGTTGAGCATCATCGCCCCTCATCACTCATCAACAGTTCAACATTCCTTTCACAAAATTGGACCCTGCCAACAATCCAAAACTACACACCACTTAAATGTTTATGAAGACTTACTTAGGCAAGCAATCCGTAAAATTTTTTAGAAATAAAATACAAATAGCAACACTATGAGAACTGACAAGTGATAAGTCTGTAAAACACAAAAAGGCTCATCATCACCCTTATTCTACCATGCAAACCGACTTCTCACTTCTCTTGCAGCACCACCTAATCACCTCAATGTAAGTGGAACTGCGCTGGTTGTCACATATCCGAATGACCATCCTAGGCACAACCACAAACCAAAAAGGGGTGATTAAAATAGGCTTCATGTGGGGAGAGGGTTAGCTCAAAGTAGACACTTGTAGCTGCCTTCATTGCTCAGTGCCATGCATTTTGGAAAAGGTTGAGCATCATCGCCCCTCATCACTCATCAGCAGTTCAACATTCCTTTCACAAAATTGGACCCTACCAACAATCCAAAACTGCATTAGCAGTCAACACCAAGATTTCGATCCGAAAAGGCAAGGGCAGCAAAAGCATTCCTTTCACAAAATTGGACCCTGTCAACAATCCAAAACTACACACCACTTAAATGTTTATGAAGACTTACTTAGGCAAGCAATCCGTAAAATTTTTTAGAAATAAAATACAAATAGCAACACTATGAGAACTGACAAGTGATAAGTCTGTAAAACACAAAAAGGCTCATCATCACCCTTATTCTACCATGCAAACCGACTTCTCACTTCTCTTGCAGCACCACCTAATCACCTCAATGTAAGTGGAACTGCGCTGGTTGTCACATATCCGAATGACCATCCTAGGCACAACCACAAACCAAAAAGGGGTGATTAAAATAGGCTTCATGTGGGGAGAGGGTTAGCTCAAAGTAGACACTTGTAGCTGCCTTCATTGCTCAGTGCCATGCATTTTGGAAAAGGTTGAGCATCATCGCCCCTCATCACTCATCAGCAGTTCAACATTCCTTTCACAAAATTGGACCCTACCAACAATCCAAAACTGCATTAGCAGTCAACACCAAGATTTCGATCCGAAAAGGCAAGGGCAGCAAAAGCATTCCTTTCACAAAATTGGACCCTGTCAACAATCCAAAACTACACACCACTTAAATGTTTATGAAGACTTACTTAGGCAAGCAACCCGTAAAATTTTTCAGAAATAAAATACAAATAGCAACACTATGAGAACTGACAAGTGATAAGTCTGTAAAACACAAAAAAGGCTCATCATCACCCTTATTCTACCATGCAAACCGACTTCTCACTTCCTTGCAGCACCACCTAATCACCTCAATGTAAGTGGAACTGTGCTGGTTGTCACATATCCGAATGACCATCGTAGGCACAACCACAAACCAAAAAGGGGTGATTAAAATAGGCTTCATGTGGGAAGAGGGTTAGCTCAAAGTAGACACTTGTAGCAGCCTTCGTTGCTCAGTGTCATGCATTTTGGAAAAGGTTGAGCATCATCGCCCCTCATCACTCATCAGCAGTTCAACATTCCTTTCACAAAATTGGACCCTACCAAATCCAAAACTGCATTAGCAGTCAACACCAATATTTTGATCCGAAAAGGCAAGGGGAGAAAAAGCATTCCTTTCACAAAATTGGACCCTACCAACAATCCAAAACTGCATTAGTAATGTAAAAGTGATGAGAACTTTATCTAATAGCAATACAAAGTTTACTTGAAAGCAATGGTTTATTAAAAGTAGCATGTAATAGCATCACCACTTAAGTGTTTATGAAGACTTACTTAGGCAAGCAACCCGTATACATTTTCAGAAACAAAATACAAATAGCAACACTGTGAGGATTGATAAGTGATAAGTCTGTAAAACACATAGTTTCAAGTACATGAAAATACAAGATAAACAAGTTAACCAGATTCAGAGTTTCCTTTGCAAAAGGAAAATCATATGGCGCATAGGGGGACTGGTGCCCTCATTCTAAAATACCATGTTGCAATGTTTCAAAGATCATAACAaaaaccatgcatataggaaaccTAAAATTAAATGTAGTTGCAACAATTCAGTTTGTTCATATTTGATCACTCCATTAAAAACAGAAATGTAACCTAGGATTGAGAAGCACATGATTAAGTGTGACAATGAGGTTTGCAGCGTGATTTTGGTCTGCTGACTATGATGTTGCTTATTTTAAACTCAATTAAAAAACAATGAATCAAGAAAGACAAACGATCTGAAATTGATCTAGCTGTGTCAAACTTTAAGTCGTGAGAGAGGTCAGAGTTCATTTCTGTTTTCTATGAAGTGTACAATCACTCGGGTTGCTATCGAATTATTTTCTCAGATGATGGTATGACACCAGAACACAACTTTTGATGGAGGATGCAAATTAAAAAGATTAGTGCGTACAAGAAGGCAAGAGAAGACAATAGTAAAGTACTGTCACTGCGAGAGCGCCACTAATAGTAAAGTACTGGACATTGCAAATCCCCGTTACTACTGCCTTCTCTTGCGTGCTACTGAAGGATGGGCGACGTACCTGGCTGTAGTCTTCCTGGGAGAGCGCCGAGAAGGATGGGAGTTGATGCCTCACCAACGCATGATATTTTATCGCCTCAATGATGCCGTTGATGGAAACCTTGCCCCGGAGCCTTGATTGAAGGTTAGGACGCGTGGATTGCGCGGGCGAGGCCGACCGGGTGGGGCGCGAGACTTTGGGGAAGGAGTAAATCGCATGTATGGGGACTCCATGGAGCGTCCACGCGATGCAGATCGGTCTTCCAGGGAGAGATTGGGAGCGACAGATCGGGGGAGTAAATCGCGCGTACAGGGACTCCAGGGAGCGTCGACGCGATGCAGAGATTGGGAGCGACACATCAGGTACTTCCATGGAGGTGAAGCGGATGAGGGGGGAGTGGATCGCGCGGATCGACATTCCAGAGATAGATTGGGCACAGCAGATCGGGTACTTGCATGGAGGTGAGGCAGATCGGGGGGTTTGGATCGCGCAGATCGACCTTCAAGGGAGAGATAGGGTATTAGGGTGGGGGGAGTGGATCGCGCGCACGCGCCATCGGGTGGGCAAGGAGATTTCGGTTGCACGAGGGGAGCTAGGGCTCGGATCGGGGATGGGGGAGGAGATCATGGTCGGTTAGGCGAGGAGATTTCGGATCGGGAATGGGGGAGGAGATTACGGTGCTACATGCACGAGGGGAGCCAGGACGGGGGTGGGGGCATGCTTCACCAAGCGAGATCCACGGCGAGGGAAGGGGCGCGGTGGAGGTGTGCGGCGGGGGCAGGCGGCGTagtgagggagagaggaggaggtggtggatcCAGGGCGTCCATGGCGGAGAACTGAGGCGCCAAGGCGAGGGTACGGTGGATCCGCGGCGCCTTCGGGCGAGATCCACGGTGGGGGAAGGGGTGCGGCGGGGGCAGACGACACAGTGAGAGGGAGAGGCAGAACCCGCGGGCGTTGATGCAGCGTGGAGGGTGGCGGAGGGAGCGCGAGAGGGCAGAGGGACGGCAGAACCGTACGTCACTGGGAattgtggacgcctacaataggtacataattagtagtagagataaTAAAAACATAGCAAGATAATCTATAAAAAAAATCATCTCTCATCCAACTATAAGTTGTACAATAAAAATATATCAAGATTATTTATATGCCACTCGTGCTATTAGTGACGTATCCGGTATCCAGATAATTACAGATTACCATGTACCAGGAAACTGTGTTTTGCAAAACCTAGGAGAGAACGAAGTGCATGATAACCTGATAGGAGTGATGCATGGAGGTTTTGTGAATCTGGTGCAAATAACAATCTTAGGGGTCTTTTGGAACAAAGGAAAAATTCATGAATCCTGCGTTTTCCCTATGTTTTTCAACTAATTCCTATGAAATTTTTATACCATTCCTATGGAATTCCTACGTTTCAAAGGAGCCCTTACATAGTTACATGGTGCCAATTCAGGAACCTCGCTCTGCCTCGCACAAAGGGTGCCACTTGTAAAACCATTATACAAGATCCAAGGGGATAATAAGCAGGAAAAAGGCAATGGCTAAGGTGAACAGTATCAGCCGCATCAAGAATAGATGATAATCAACATGAAAAGCACGGCAAGCCAGAAATTAAAAAGAATTAACCTTAACGACCACCAGTACTGTTCCAGATGCAGGCTAATTCAACTGAACCTAATTTCTCAATGAAGATAGTATACTGGGATATGAAATCTTTAAGAGGCGGATGTAAAAGTAATCAGGCAAATGATCCAGACCATCTATCTGAATCAACAACGCTAGAAGCATGGGCAAAATTCAACAGGCCAAAGAACCTGGTGAAAAGGGAGGGCGCAATCAATAAGTACCACAACAGCATTGACAGTCAAGGGCAAGCAGGATTCATCTGGGCAATAAAATCGCCCTGAAAGTGCCCAGAATATAACTTTAACAAGCATATACGACAATCTATCAATACTTACAAGCAACAATACTAATAAATGCACTATCAAGACATGTTTTCATGGTGGATTTAACAGAACTAATTTTGATGTTGTACACGGTACATGTTTCTATACACTTGGTCAAACTTAGAGAAGTTTGACCTAGAACGTAACTAAAACAACCAACATTTTGGAAGGAGGTTGTTAAACTCTAAATTACTCAAATATTTCAACCTCAAACGATGCTATCTATAATAGTCCTCATGCAAAGATACACTCAAATAGACAGAAACTCCAACAGTCAACTGGAGCATTAGGCACTGGCATGAAGGTCAGATTCCATAAATAGATTCTACAAGGCCTTAGCAAACAAGAAAAAAACATGGCCTGCACAACTATCAAGTGAGACCTTACCAAGCTGCTGTTGGGAATTTTTACTGAAGTATGTTAGCTCCATCTCATATGGAAGAATACTGGAAAGTAGAAAGCGCCTTGCATACACAATTACTGAAACCAGAAGTTCTCTCAAGATGCATTCAGAATCCTATTTCTGGAAAAAGTTGCAGATTTAAAATGCAATGGGCGATGTGCTTACTCTAAGGATAGATAATGGATTATGAAGTAATAGTCAACTGAAGTATAGTATCACTGTTTCTTTATTGTGGGAAGCATAGAGAACCATCCTCAGGCATAAGCATTTTCTCTCGTATAGCATCACCAAGTTTATATTCACAAATGCTTATATTAAAAAAAATCATATATCGATTCTTTGCTATGAAGATAAAGAAAAAAAAGGACTACGTGTGCTACTGCAATTGTGGCAATGTAAGTGTCATGACTTGATTCTCAGAGGTCATCTTTTACTATGTTTAATCTGAGTGTTAGTATCTTGCTTGGAGAAAAGTGAAATTGAGAGCAACATCCAAACTGAAAGAGAAAAGAGAAATAACTATTTAAAAAATGAGCGACCAAAGAACACTACATCCCAAATACACCCAAGTGAGTGAGACAGACTTAACCTACAGACTTAATCTTTCACTGAGCCCTCCTGGACACTTGTCACCCTTTCTGTCCTAAATCAACCCATTCACAAAGCTAAAATCCAAAGAGAATTGCACCCCTCAATGTGCACTAACATCAATCTCTGCATTAAGCCCATACAGCACACCTGCATATTTCTCTGTTGAGCCCGTGAAGAATGAATCCTTGAGCTTCCAGAATGCACAGGACGTGACCAAGCTATCGGACCCAGCTTGATGGGACTCCCCAACACGCTCCACATCAAGTAGCTCAGCAAGCTTGTTCAGTCCACCGTGCAGGCTGTTGCAGAACTTCATGAGATGCTTGATGTCATACACAGTCGGGAAATATATCTTCATAAGTTTAAAGAACCCGGCTTGTGTGTCTGGGAGGCAATTGCAAGTGAGGATCTTCAGTAGGTACCCGAAGTCGTATCCTGCGTGGAAGGTAACCCAGTATACGGAGTCATTGAGCACGACGCCGGAAGACATGAGGAGCTCGGCGAAGCGGCGAGCATCGACCCCGCGCTCGGCGTTGAGGCGGAGGTCGATGCCGCTGCGACGGAGCAGCTCGATGGAGTCGGACGCGAAGATGTCGCGCGCGTCGTCGAACTCGCGGAAGTTGAACTGCCAGACGCAGCGGCGGCGGCCAGCACCGAGGACCGGTAGCTCGCCGCGCGGCCCGGAGAAGGTAAGGCCGAGCTGGATGAGGTGCAGCATGTCCACGTTGGCCTTGAGGGTGGCGTAGTTGTAGTCGGCGGGAGAGCGGAAGGCGCCAACGGGCCGGCAGACGATGCCCGGGAACTCCGTGTCCATCGCGACGAATGGGTACTCGTCGACGATGTCGCGGATCAGCGCGAACTCCTCCTCCATGTTGTCGGCCCACACCTCCCGGATCTCCACCGACTCGTCGTCGGCCTCGCCTAGCTTTGGGATCACGGTGGCTGTGAGATCTGGCATTGCCATGCCAGGTTTCCGATTCAAATCGAAATCTACGGCTCCTAGGGTTTggtccgatttgggggaaattgaACGAAAGGCTCGAGAAGGGGAGCGAAGCAGGACAGATAAGGAGGGGGTAGGTATTGGTACCTCTATGGCTCTATCACATGTCAACGGCTGAGCATGACAACATCCACATAAAAAATACATCTATTTCTTcctttgtgaatcatctaggcccctttagtaatgttttggtaattaatgacaactacttgtggactaacgattcttggagaaataagaatgcagggttggaccacatagaacaggaaatgttgaagagtcatacgcattggttgtggatcagatgaa
Proteins encoded:
- the LOC100216888 gene encoding Probable CCR4-associated factor 1 homolog 7-like, translated to MAMPDLTATVIPKLGEADDESVEIREVWADNMEEEFALIRDIVDEYPFVAMDTEFPGIVCRPVGAFRSPADYNYATLKANVDMLHLIQLGLTFSGPRGELPVLGAGRRRCVWQFNFREFDDARDIFASDSIELLRRSGIDLRLNAERGVDARRFAELLMSSGVVLNDSVYWVTFHAGYDFGYLLKILTCNCLPDTQAGFFKLMKIYFPTVYDIKHLMKFCNSLHGGLNKLAELLDVERVGESHQAGSDSLVTSCAFWKLKDSFFTGSTEKYAGVLYGLNAEIDVSAH
- the LOC100216888 gene encoding probable CCR4-associated factor 1 homolog 7-like isoform X1; amino-acid sequence: MAMPDLTATVIPKLGEADDESVEIREVWADNMEEEFALIRDIVDEYPFVAMDTEFPGIVCRPVGAFRSPADYNYATLKANVDMLHLIQLGLTFSGPRGELPVLGAGRRRCVWQFNFREFDDARDIFASDSIELLRRSGIDLRLNAERGVDARRFAELLMSSGVVLNDSVYWVTFHAGYDFGLHGGLNKLAELLDVERVGESHQAGSDSLVTSCAFWKLKDSFFTGSTEKYAGVLYGLNAEIDVSAH